The genomic interval taacaccgaaaataatttaaaagtttattagtaatttccatAAACGCATCAATCaggaatctagagttcaagactcaGTTACGGTCTATTATTGAAAAagtttctcattaatcaatcagtgatctagagtttgagactcagctacggcgtattattgagaatttttctcattaatcaatcagagATCTAGAATTCGAGACTCAGTTATGGTATATTATTGAGAATtattctcattaatcaattagaaatatAGAGTTCTCTCTAGTTCCACATCTTAGAATTAGCAATACTGCTAgcaaagaaacttctataaataccttGGACCGGCGATATTACAAAGCatacttttctctattttttggctaagatcaaatatatattaaattaatattttataaggGGGAGTCTGTTACAGTAGCTTGCTGCTGCTAGGATTCTTGAGCGTTGCATAGGTCTAGCACACCCTTAGTCAATTTATGGGTGGGGCAGAAAGTAACAGCAATACATGTGCACGATCACTAGTATAGAGAGAGAATTGATATGCTGCGAACCGCTTCATGCGAACTCCTACACGCCCCGACTTGAGgcgcctttatatatatatatatatatatataatttttaagctCCTGGTTATGCTAATAAGATTTTGCCTTTAAGATTTAAGagttgagttatagtattaagtataaaaaaattatatatattaatttctttaacattgttatatatatatatgtgtgtatgCGAACCCGAGTGGGCACGCTAATGTGACAAGGTTGACCCCTACTGCCATGTCAGTGCGCACCTCTTTATATATATAGCAAACAACACTTATGATGCATCCACATTTTGATAGACACTAATAACAAATTAAGCGTATTAATTAGCAAACAACAGTTTGCAagcaatatatatattgatcattTGAATATTTATAAGAGTAATCATGGGTAGAAACTTATCTTAACAACTTTAAAATGTTATTATAGtacaaataaattaaatgacaattttttttcaaagaacATAGAAAATGTAAGCTTTGATTTTGTACAAATTCAAATCTCATATTCCACTAAGAGAGGTGAATCTAGAGAAATTCATATCCACTATAGTTTGTTGAGATTTGACACTCTTTTTCTATCAGTAGGTGAATCACTATTCACATACTTAATTAAAGCATTGAAATAGTCAAATTTATGAGATCTAAGATGAACAACAACCACCTCCTTTGATAGCAGAAACATCGTTGCTGCTCATACTGATTGTTTGCCCCTTGGGCAAAGATGTTGAATGAGACGCTGCCTCGAGGGCCTTCTTGCTGACAACTTGATAGATTTGGTTGAGAACCTCAATGAATGCTTGCTCTACATTTGTTGATTCTAAAGCAGATGTCTCCGTGAAAAAAATATTCTCCTTCTCAGCAAAATTGGTGGCATCCTCAGTGTTAACAGCCCTAAGATGTCTAACATCTGCCTTATTCCCGACAAGCATGATTACAATACTAGAATCAGTGTGCTCCCTTAGTTCCTTCAACCATCTTTCAATATTATCAAATGTCACATTGCGAGTTATGTCATATACCACGAGTGCACCGACCGCTCCTCGATAATAAGCACTTGTGATTGCTCGATATCTAGTATAGTTTGACATAAGAAATAAACATATCAACTACTATTAAAGCAAACTAGATATATAATTGTTGTAAAATGAGCTAATTATTAAACCAAAACTTTCATTAGTAGATAATGACAAAATGAGTTAATTATTCAACACAAAGTTTCATTAGAAGATAATAATAAAATGAGTATATTTTTATAAGCCATATATACCCTTCTAGGAATGTGGGTATTTGTAACATAAGGTCAATTAATGTTATTTCATACAACATGACTTCAATTGCTTGGTGCACAACAACCTTTTGATTATTTCTCCTTTTTCCAAATAGTCAAAAATAgttcaaaactaatttttgaaagaaaaaaaaaatcatctttgAAGGGAAAAAATGTACATTATATATCATTTCTATATCAAACTAATTATTTTTCCTTACAATCTATATGCCATAATTAGTTGCCTGGTTAGTGAATCTTATAGAAAGATTGTTGctgcaaatgatatgatttagtTTAGCACCATATAGCTCTGTACAAAGGAAAATCagacaaataaaaattatatattaagcATTTCACACAATGATGAAGGCCAAAAAAGAGTTATGAAACTCATGCctccaaagaaaaaaaaatttggaacAAACAATTCATTTATTGTCTAAGATCTCCCATTGATTATCTTCTAGAACATAAGGAGATCAACAACTTAAAATTATGTTGTGTTTTGATTTATATTGCCATGAATATGTTAATCAATTTCAGATTAGGAAAAATGAACAATCAAATTTAAATGTTTTTTTAGAAACTTTTTGGTCTGCATCTaaacaaaaaaaatgagaaaagagggCAGGAAGAAAATATTATCAGAACCTTTCTTGGCCTGCAGTGTCCCATATCTGAGCTTTGACAACCTTTTCATTGACTTGAATGCTTCGTGTGGCAAATTCAACACCAATGGTGGCCTTTGAGTCGAGGCTAAACTCGTTACGAGTGAATCGTGAGAGGAGGTTTGACTTTCCCACCCCAGAATCACCTATCAATACTACCTTGAAAAGGTAATCATAATCATCATCTTTTCTATAAGCCATTTCTCCAACGCCCTCGACAACTTGCTATTTCGATACTGTGACAATCAAACCTACGCTGACAAATTGCTTGCTCGAAGCATTGTGTAAAGAATTTTTAGGAATCATCAATGGGAATAACAACCAAAAATAAGAAGTGAAAGTTTCTATTGGCAATCTATAGAGGGAGAGAAGCTAAAATGGAAGGTGTATGCGTGACGATGACGAAAAACTAGTGGTGACAATGTGAAAATAACTATttgtaaaaatagtaataaaaattagAATGCTTTTAAATATCTTATATAAAACCTATGGAAAGGCTAAAATTATTCTTGTACATAATGTGTGGTTCTTACTACTTGATTTAACATAGAAATATGGGGACGATTGATCAAATATAAGGTGGGGAAGATTTGATGATAGCTGATAAAATATTATGTACAAGTCAAAATGTGAGTTCATTTTATACTTTgtaatcatatttattttattgaaGAGTTAGAAACATAATGATGATatatttagtttttcaaattcaTATTTCATTCTATGTTGTGTTTTGGGTTCTAGATTTTGTATTTGAGTTTTGGTTCTtgagttttttttatttctaatttgattCTGATTCTATCATACCTTACACTTTTCATTTTCTTGTCTAATTGTCTTTTAAACTcattaaatatatttgaaaagtATCTACTTtaagatttttctttaagcaAATAGATATTCATAATGTGAAAAAATCATTAATAAAgatgataaaatatttttctctatcaaaagataaagtATCAAAAGATCCACATACATCAGTGTGTTGGGTTGAAAGCGCTAAAAGGGGGAATAACACTCGTACCTTTTTTACTTTTTCGCATAAAACTATCGCGAGAGAACGTAGCGGTTCAAGGAAGAATAACACAAACCAAgctaacacttttggttttatttggttcggagcctgtgacgactcctactacaAGGCCCGCAATTGTCGATCGCTTTCGTTAGATAATCCACTAACAATTTGAAGTATTACAAGAATATCTTGATTACAATGTAAATGCGAATATATAGAAGTTACCAACAACTAAAGAATTAGAGACTTGGGCCTTTAGTCGTCGGAGCAGCGTTACTGCGTCGTTGAGTCATTTCCAGAGCAGCGCGCAAGAGTGAAAGTCATTCGAATTGATGTCCTGAAACTGCTACtcaaaggcctttatatagggcctCTCCAGGCACTTGGAACCACCCTCGGGTGTCTGGAGTGTGTTGACATGGCTGCACCTTATTGAAAGTTTATTTTGCCAACTTTTTCGACCTCCAGGAGCCCGGACCATTCTTGATGCCTTGACTACTAAGATGGATTGGCCAGTTGAAGTGTGCCTCTGTAGCCCGTCGTTCGGGTGCCTAACTGTTAGAATTTaaaggatgtcctaaggcaatcgccttattattttttctatttatttgataagtatagattcactatttgagtgcatattatatgtttgattgtcttaaacttacTTACTGAATGTCCATAATAttattcatagcatgagagaatttgtgattggatcgcaattagtaattatctctacatatgtaattatgaatatattgaaatttttctagtcgtcgaattgatacattcggacatcatcaattctgtaagactagcatggaTTATACTCCTTAGTTCAGACAAGTAGCTGTTTTTTCATTGACTGGAGACATTAGGTTGTTAAGAGTTAAATATGGATACTAATTgactaatttatttaaaattttaattttgtgatataGGAGTAAAATTGATTAGACtgattaaaaaaatagttaattgataggaataaaatagtAAATGAATATacgatttaataattttaaaacttatctacgTGGATgttatgtaaaaaaaattaaaagttgcaGCATTGAAGTGCGTCTGTAGGTGGGCAGGCCGACGGTTATTTACCTTTTGTTTAATTCAATGATTTTTTAGTAATAAAGAGATCATAAGACCGTGATCGGTGgaataattaattatgaaatttaagatatttaaaagataaaatttagatttttaaagggTAGAATGTTTGAATGATGATATATATCATATCTAAGGATGTTCTAATAGTTTAGATGGATCTTATGGACTATATTATTATGGTAAGATattcaaattattatttagatATTCATCATTCAATTCTCAATTATgatatatttgaaaaaaaaattatttctaatagCTTGCGCGGCATTTTTCTCTCTAAAATTTCGAAAATGTTCAATATGTATGGAAAGAGGAGGTTAATGAGATAGTAATAAAAATGGTAGACCTCGGTAATACTTCTGCCTAATTCTTAAGAATTAAAAGCAGATGAGAAGGCGTGATCCGTGAGGACGATGGCCTATGCAAACCCACTTGGTCTGTTTCGCTGTTGTCTGCGCCGCCGCTTTTCCGCTTCTATCGATCCCGTCGAAACCCCTCTTCAGCTCGCCGTCAGGTCCGCAGTCCAATCCGGCGACCACATCAGCATTCCACGTCTCCTCAGTCACTCTTCTCACTCTAGCCCTAACCCTAATGCCTTCTCCTTTCTCATTTACCTGCCCCCGACTCTCGCCGCTGCCACCATCGCTGATCTGCTTTCCTCTTTCAACACCGTCCGACCACGCTCCATCCCATTCCCCGCCTACGCCGacctcctctccctcacccttcCCAATCCTATCCCGAGCAGCAATCCCCCCTCCTCCATCCGCCTCCCTTCTTCGCTCGCCGTCCTCCAGCTGGTTCTTCGCTCCGGCATCCCCCCTCCCCGGGAGACCCGCCTCGCGCTCCCCCTCAATTGGATCGCAGTCCGTCACCGCTGTTCCGTCGCTGGCATCATATCCTCTCTGCGCCCCCTTGGCTTCCGCGCACCGGACCTCAACACCCTCAACTACCTCATCTCCTCCCTCTGCGCCTCCCAGGAAACTGAGGAAGCCGCCTCCGTCCTCCGAGGCATGTCCGCCGCCGGCATCGATCCTGACTCCGGGAGTTACTGCGAGGTCATCGAAGCGATGGACGGGGAGGCAGCGCCAAAGCTCCTTGTGGAGATGGTGGTGCGGAGGGGGATGGCGCCACGGAAGGGGACGGTGGCGCGGGTGGTGGAGGCGATGAGGGCGGAGGGGAAGGCAGGGCAGGCGGCGGATCTGGTGAGGGTGTTGGAGAGGTCAGGGTGCGCCGTGGGATTCGAGGCGTACGAGGCGGCGGTGGAGGGGTGCTTGAAGAGCCGAGAAGTGGTGGCGGCGGCGCGGGTTGTGGCGGAGATGGCGGCAAAGGGGTTTGTCCCTTACATTGGGGTGCGGCAGAGGGTGGTGGAGGGGCTGTCATCGATCGGGCAGACCGAACTCGCCGCCGAGGTCAGGAGGCGGCTCGCCGAGATCCGCTCGTGAAATTACTGCGCTACGAGGGCGACCAGCCGACTGGCCCGAAGAGAATGGTGGGCCTTATTGGGCCTCATTTCGCGTTAAATTCAAAATCGTTTTGTTTTTTAGAATCCGATCGTGATTATGAAAGCGATTTCTTGGTGTTATTCATTATTTGTATCAGGCGTTATTTTTCAAATCGTAATCAAATTATTATAATCACACTAAGTTTTATTGTAATCAAATTATTGTAATCCTACCAATCCTTAATGATGGCTGAGGATCTTAATTTGGCATGTATATATCATCTAGAGTGAGGGATTGCAAATTTCCAAGGAGATGGTATTTTACCTTGTTTTTGTTAGAAAAGTTGTAGTCACCTCATACCCCCTTAATCATTAAACCTATTCCCAATTCTGAACCTAACAGACATTAATTCGACTCTAGTTCGATAATAACTCAACCTAACGGGGGTCTCCAAATTGAGTCAAACTATGACTcgaaactttaatttttgaatgCAACATGAGTCTAAATTTCACCCATGactcaatttaaataaaattttattctaaagaAGCTTTAAGAATCCATCCCTTAATGAATCCGAATGAATATCAACTAAATATTTAAGTAATCGTAACTATCGATTACTCAACACAATAATGTCATCATCTAGTTGAGTAAAAAAGTATCAACTTGATTAGAaacaaataatagaaaataataaaataatcagGATGAGACATCTGGGTGAGGTGAGGGGGTGTGGAAAACGCATTGAAAAAAATGCGTTGGATGTAATATTTAGCAACAGTCCCGTCGGTGCAATGAAAGGCAAAATAATAAGGCATGTTGTCCCAAGGATTCCGATGCTTTAGGCTCTAGCTTTAGGTAAGGATGGCATGAGACAAGTAAGGGCGGATCTATCATAGCACTAAGGGGGGCATGACTCCCATAGTGGAGGTGTTAAGGTTTGGAGCATAGCGGAAGATATATATTGAATCATAGATCTTTTCATAGTACATATAATTTTACACAAAAGTAACATAAAAAATATATCTtgagtcctcgataggtgtgaataatatcacaGACAGATAAGATAGATAAGAGtctcacgtgtgactcctctagcggtatccacgcgcactagatcacgaacttgatacgatccgttaggtgctagtctcttggatcgacaaagtcttggaagtactaccgatctcttccggtggaagaagaagttgacgagggaaACTCGGAAAGAATGAATTCTACTCTTGCATCTTTCTGAAGATGGCTACTTATAGTTTTCAaagaatacgaagagttaagttctcaataaattcatcatttatgatcttcattaattaggaagatgaaaagtTATAGGcttcataaattcttcatttataaccttcattatgataactcttcaaattctttattaattatcattatgatgactctttgaattctccattaatcatcatgattatggttattcgaattctctcttctttgtattaaataaatccatatttgatcttgatctcgactagcttccgataccattgttcatgtttatgtgctatgcgtgcgaccctataagttttatacacgaaggcagtgtaaattcATACACAGATTAAGGTAACCGTTTaacaacagtttttagccacccaacgtgataaaattaatatcagtcataaactgtaaaccaccatgaaccgattactgtgtaattcaatctcttcatctaagcctatATCCTAATTAATTCGGTACATTAtacatcattaccaaattaattgtttactttatttccaagatataatagactcctcttgaatgataaatcattcctcccatggccatggatttcGAGTCACTAATAACTCTATCAAGCGGCTAGGATGTTAACtcataatccaagagagcgatgaatcctctattgactcaacattaTTCTCTTTACGCTTTaccatacacccaactaccgtattaatcacaatccgattaaagattGCTTTTAAtggcgtcaaagcacataactccacgcatagaataaatgaaggtctcaagtcaaaagatcagttacactcgttcataagaggaataaccaatgatgcttaatatgtgatctcctcttgagcggatcatgtccagtgtacctctaaactcaaggcacccccaagtacaacttggatatacatccctcggtctatctcgacctagtcatactcaggattgatctagatatccatgtcccctctagatatctgtccgatcaaggactatttttagattaatatactcattaatctatgggactttatcattaattatatatgtatagaaaagtaaataattaatgataaatacttgtctttattaaataattatccacaaaatacatatgaagtgtcttggcacataagtgcacacactaacaggAGGGAGTGTTTAGATTGTAAGTTGTCGACAGGCTAATCATATTATCCTATGATTTCATCGCACAATTGGGAGATGTGTCAACCTGACCCTTCTAAGCCTACACTTGACCTCCAAACTTAAAATCCTAGTTGATGAAGCTCCCTCCATGCTGACGAGATGCTCCCCAAAGAATGCTccattcaaaacaaccctctcCTCCAGATGTTTATAGCCACTAATGTCAGCCTCACAGTCTACCACTCCTCAGCTGCTGAAGTGGTCATCGTGTGCCCGAAGAGTCTGTATGTATTTGAAGGGATATCTCTGGCCGGTCATATCGCAGTCCACCTCATCAAAGTATCATGTTGGTGGTTCACTCCTTCATATGAATCCATGCCTCtagtgttaaagtgtatactaaaagtctagttttttgtataaacatataagaatcacattggtcaaatgcctacatttatgctaagtgtagttgtccatttaatttatattgtagataacatggtgtgaggagacacacagaagatcatgttatcagatccttataaattataaacagttactcacaaccaagatggaatgagacaaaccattggagtgattgtagtgtaattagatattaatttatcttgactaataaattacactagtatactatgagtgtattgagcaggaccaattgagatagtatctttttatactgactatataaaaaaacaatacctctgttattatggaagtgtgtattcttaatcatgatataataacaagcatatatacttagtatttatttctttgatttatcaaagggtgcgatttagctcattaaattaataggcccgataagttggaaaatgatattatttatatggtgtgttaatgattatagaatgaaacagtgtcctagtaatttaggttgatgatgtccccttgaggagctcataaggattgtcatgtaaatcctacaggtggacttagtccgatatgacgataaggttgagtggtactactcttggagctagatattaattaagtgagttgtcagtaactcatttaatcagtggacattcaatatcttaaacacaggaagactaacacactcatgataagaaggagcccatatagtaatatgagattggtgcggtagtacaataataataataactctttagtggaatgagatattattgatgaacttgagttgggtgtttgaggcgaacacgggaagctcaagctcatcgggagaccaaaaccaattcctcctctcggtccctattgtagccttttATTTAGAAAGTCTTATATCcatccaaacccaacttcttacccaccttaaggtggcaggccaagccaagcttggcgcccaagctagggccagccaaaccaaggttagatgggttcaagttgtggctgaccctagcttggagcccaagcaagggtggttggccacattgaattcaaaaggaagttttattttataaaacctttccttttatagagatccattaaaaggatttaaaaggatgattttatataaaactttccttttttagatcggccataaaaggaaataaaaggaagtttttattttgttgaaaactttccttttatgttggttttaaaagagagttttaaaattttaaaatctttccttttatagctttctacaaaggaataaaagaaagatttgaaatctttccttatttgtagttatctataatgtgaaagaaagattttatttttttgataaaactttcctttcttgaaaccatgttttattttaaatcttatcttttatagatatccataaaaggatttaaaagagagagattttaatttataaaacattcttgttagaactatccacaaaagggatttttaaaagagagattttaatttttgtttaaaatctttctttgcttggagaacaagcatgtggccggccatgacaagaagaaaaggaatttttaaaatttttttttaaaactttcctttttagtcattggcaaggaatataagaaagttttaattatgtttaaaactttccttatttgccaagaccaaggaatataaaagagagggtagaggtgcctcacctcacaacaatatacatcttctattcctctcctctcttccttggtggtggtcggcccttactctttctctcttctcctttgttttccctcttggtggctggaggtatattggtgtggagatccattgatggttggttgcttgaaggagaagaagaagagaaggaggttctcttgtctagcatcccttggaggaaagttggtggccgaacttcatcatctcttggagaaagttggtggccaaaacttgaaaggaagaagaaggcttgggtggattctcgtcttggtatatcgtcgcccacacgacgtccgagataagaagaagaatacaatagaagatcaagaggtctataagttacaagaggtataactagttattagtttccacatcataactagttcatcttttgtatagatcttgaaaaaccaaacacaagaggttatcaattttaattatcatttttgttatcaattttcatttcgatttcatgtttcgataatgtatttctattgaggtctctattgttaaaccttgtttactgtgagaagtttaaatatccgattgatttgaaaggctttgtctaggcagtggtggatgatcccatacccaagaagacctagtgtctcgccacgtttgacctggaagtcgatccttgaaatatatatttgatcaacttctgtaatatggtttaacttaggaagatcacatcggttgaacttgaagtaagaatgttaagtttcgttcccaat from Zingiber officinale cultivar Zhangliang chromosome 6B, Zo_v1.1, whole genome shotgun sequence carries:
- the LOC121990432 gene encoding ras-related protein RABA1f-like, with amino-acid sequence MAYRKDDDYDYLFKVVLIGDSGVGKSNLLSRFTRNEFSLDSKATIGVEFATRSIQVNEKVVKAQIWDTAGQERYRAITSAYYRGAVGALVVYDITRNVTFDNIERWLKELREHTDSSIVIMLVGNKADVRHLRAVNTEDATNFAEKENIFFTETSALESTNVEQAFIEVLNQIYQVVSKKALEAASHSTSLPKGQTISMSSNDVSAIKGGGCCSS
- the LOC121991252 gene encoding pentatricopeptide repeat-containing protein At1g06270-like; the protein is MAYANPLGLFRCCLRRRFSASIDPVETPLQLAVRSAVQSGDHISIPRLLSHSSHSSPNPNAFSFLIYLPPTLAAATIADLLSSFNTVRPRSIPFPAYADLLSLTLPNPIPSSNPPSSIRLPSSLAVLQLVLRSGIPPPRETRLALPLNWIAVRHRCSVAGIISSLRPLGFRAPDLNTLNYLISSLCASQETEEAASVLRGMSAAGIDPDSGSYCEVIEAMDGEAAPKLLVEMVVRRGMAPRKGTVARVVEAMRAEGKAGQAADLVRVLERSGCAVGFEAYEAAVEGCLKSREVVAAARVVAEMAAKGFVPYIGVRQRVVEGLSSIGQTELAAEVRRRLAEIRS